One Tenebrio molitor chromosome 2, icTenMoli1.1, whole genome shotgun sequence genomic region harbors:
- the Hdc gene encoding histidine decarboxylase isoform X2, whose protein sequence is MDAQEYRVRGKEMVDYIADYLEQIRDRRVFPDKKPGYLHDLIPASAPVEGETWPDIFGDIEKVIMPGVTHWQSPHMHAYFPALTSYPSMLGEMLSNAINCVGFTWASSPACTELEMIVMNWLGKMVGLPEEFLHRKGGSGGGVIQTTASESTLISLLAGRWRAIKKHKESHPDAENGEINGKLVAYCSDQAHSSVEKAALIGLVHIRYVECDENLSMRGPDLLQAIKKDRELGFVPFWVCATLGTTGACSFDALDEIAQVCADEFLWLHVDAAYAGSAFICPEYRVWLKGIERVDSIAFNPSKWLMVHFDCTAMWVKNSLALHEAFNVEPVYLQHEYSGLAIDYMHWQIPLSKRFRALKLWFVIRNYGITGLQKHIREGVRLAQTFEAMVQSDPRFEIPAKRHLGLVVFRLIGDNIITETLWKRINSRGNIHCVPAILKGKYVIRFTVTSPRTTLGDIVKDWKEIKAVANDVLQELNPPGRSRVPLADTKNRNENFGTSLLLSNSPMSPKIVNGSFAAIYDQSDVIEQFCKTIKLRLNAQNSPAMRRRIKGILMSGKQFSLDSRLDLFHGIETGTPSPSEGLPPLEDRNESEDNGSNNSPNEFSPNDEFLQVPSVPKQKRSKSVDHQVPISMQKEEYEACKKCGHQVVRRGK, encoded by the exons ATGGACGCCCAGGAATACCGAGTCAGGG GTAAGGAAATGGTGGACTACATCGCCGACTACTTGGAGCAAATCCGCGACCGGCGCGTCTTCCCCGACAAGAAGCCCGGCTACCTGCACGACTTGATCCCCGCGAGCGCCCCCGTGGAGGGCGAAACCTGGCCCGACATCTTCGGCGACATCGAAAAAGTGATAATGCCGGGGGTGACCCACTGGCAGAGCCCCCACATGCACGCCTACTTCCCGGCCTTGACCAGCTACCCCTCCATGCTGGGGGAGATGCTGTCCAACGCCATCAACTGCGTGGGCTTCACTTGG GCCTCCAGCCCCGCCTGCACCGAGCTCGAGATGATCGTGATGAACTGGCTGGGCAAGATGGTCGGTCTTCCGGAGGAGTTCCTGCACCGGAAGGGCGGCAGCGGTGGCGGCGTCATCCAG ACCACCGCGAGCGAGTCCACCCTGATCAGTTTGCTGGCCGGGCGCTGGCGAGCCATCAAGAAGCACAAGGAGTCGCATCCCGACGCCGAAAACGGAGAAATCAACGGCAAACTGGTGGCTTACTGCTCGGATCAGGCCCACTCCAGCGTGGAAAAGGCGGCGCTGATCGGTTTAGTCCACATCCGGTACGTGGAGTGCGACGAGAATCTGTCGATGCGCGGCCCCGACCTCCtccaggccatcaagaaggaCCGCGAGCTCGGCTTCGTTCCGTTCTGG GTCTGCGCCACCCTGGGGACGACAGGTGCTTGCTCCTTCGACGCCCTCGACGAGATCGCCCAAGTCTGCGCCGACGAGTTCCTGTGGCTCCACGTGGACGCCGCCTACGCCGGGAGCGCCTTCATCTGTCCCGAGTACAGGGTATGGCTGAAGGGCATCGAGAGGGTCGACTCGATCGCCTTCAACCCCTCCAAGTGGCTCATGGTGCACTTCGATTGCACCGCCATGTG GGTCAAGAACAGTCTGGCTCTGCACGAGGCCTTCAACGTCGAACCCGTCTACCTCCAACACGAATACTCAG GTCTTGCGATTGACTACATG CACTGGCAGATTCCTTTGAGCAAAAGATTCAGAGCTCTCAAGCTCTGGTTCGTCATCCGCAACTACGGAATCACCGGATTACAAAAGCACATCAGAGAG GGAGTGCGTTTGGCGCAGACCTTCGAAGCCATGGTCCAGTCGGATCCCCGGTTCGAGATCCCCGCCAAGCGCCACCTGGGCCTGGTGGTGTTTCGCTTGATCGGCGACAACATCATCACCGAGACCCTGTGGAAGCGGATCAACTCCCGGGGCAACATCCACTGCGTCCCGGCCATCCTCAAGGGCAAATACGTAATCAGGTTCACGGTGACGTCGCCGCGTACCACCCTCGGCGACATCGTCAAAGACTGGAAGGAGATCAAGGCTGTGGCGAACGACGTGCTGCAAGAGCTCAACCCTCCCGGGAGATCTCGAGTCCCCCTCGCCGACACCAAGAACCGGAACGAGAACTTCGGCACCAGCTTGCTCCTATCGAACTCCCCCATGTCCCCGAAAATCGTCAACGGGAGCTTCGCCGCGATCTACGACCAGAGCGACGTGATCGAGCAGTTCTGCAAGACCATCAAGCTGAGGCTCAACGCGCAAAACAGTCCTG CGATGCGGAGACGCATCAAGGGGATTTTGATGTCCGGCAAGCAATTCTCGCTCGACTCCCGTCTGGACTTGTTTCACGGGATCGAAACCGGGACTCCTAGTCCCAGCGAGGGACTTCCTCCCCTGGAGGACCGCAACGAGAGCGAGGACAACGGGAGCAACAACTCGCCGAACGAGTTTTCTCCAAACGACGAGTTCCTCCAAGTGCCAAGCGTTCCAAAGCAGAAACGGTCCAAATCCGTGGACCATCAAGTACCGATCTCGATGCAAAAGGAAGAATACGAAGCTTGCAAGAAGTGCGGACACCAAGTGGTCCGACGCGGCAAATAA
- the Hdc gene encoding histidine decarboxylase isoform X1, translating to MDAQEYRVRGKEMVDYIADYLEQIRDRRVFPDKKPGYLHDLIPASAPVEGETWPDIFGDIEKVIMPGVTHWQSPHMHAYFPALTSYPSMLGEMLSNAINCVGFTWASSPACTELEMIVMNWLGKMVGLPEEFLHRKGGSGGGVIQTTASESTLISLLAGRWRAIKKHKESHPDAENGEINGKLVAYCSDQAHSSVEKAALIGLVHIRYVECDENLSMRGPDLLQAIKKDRELGFVPFWVCATLGTTGACSFDALDEIAQVCADEFLWLHVDAAYAGSAFICPEYRVWLKGIERVDSIAFNPSKWLMVHFDCTAMWVKNSLALHEAFNVEPVYLQHEYSGLFYPKCDDNESKKENSLSGLAIDYMHWQIPLSKRFRALKLWFVIRNYGITGLQKHIREGVRLAQTFEAMVQSDPRFEIPAKRHLGLVVFRLIGDNIITETLWKRINSRGNIHCVPAILKGKYVIRFTVTSPRTTLGDIVKDWKEIKAVANDVLQELNPPGRSRVPLADTKNRNENFGTSLLLSNSPMSPKIVNGSFAAIYDQSDVIEQFCKTIKLRLNAQNSPAMRRRIKGILMSGKQFSLDSRLDLFHGIETGTPSPSEGLPPLEDRNESEDNGSNNSPNEFSPNDEFLQVPSVPKQKRSKSVDHQVPISMQKEEYEACKKCGHQVVRRGK from the exons ATGGACGCCCAGGAATACCGAGTCAGGG GTAAGGAAATGGTGGACTACATCGCCGACTACTTGGAGCAAATCCGCGACCGGCGCGTCTTCCCCGACAAGAAGCCCGGCTACCTGCACGACTTGATCCCCGCGAGCGCCCCCGTGGAGGGCGAAACCTGGCCCGACATCTTCGGCGACATCGAAAAAGTGATAATGCCGGGGGTGACCCACTGGCAGAGCCCCCACATGCACGCCTACTTCCCGGCCTTGACCAGCTACCCCTCCATGCTGGGGGAGATGCTGTCCAACGCCATCAACTGCGTGGGCTTCACTTGG GCCTCCAGCCCCGCCTGCACCGAGCTCGAGATGATCGTGATGAACTGGCTGGGCAAGATGGTCGGTCTTCCGGAGGAGTTCCTGCACCGGAAGGGCGGCAGCGGTGGCGGCGTCATCCAG ACCACCGCGAGCGAGTCCACCCTGATCAGTTTGCTGGCCGGGCGCTGGCGAGCCATCAAGAAGCACAAGGAGTCGCATCCCGACGCCGAAAACGGAGAAATCAACGGCAAACTGGTGGCTTACTGCTCGGATCAGGCCCACTCCAGCGTGGAAAAGGCGGCGCTGATCGGTTTAGTCCACATCCGGTACGTGGAGTGCGACGAGAATCTGTCGATGCGCGGCCCCGACCTCCtccaggccatcaagaaggaCCGCGAGCTCGGCTTCGTTCCGTTCTGG GTCTGCGCCACCCTGGGGACGACAGGTGCTTGCTCCTTCGACGCCCTCGACGAGATCGCCCAAGTCTGCGCCGACGAGTTCCTGTGGCTCCACGTGGACGCCGCCTACGCCGGGAGCGCCTTCATCTGTCCCGAGTACAGGGTATGGCTGAAGGGCATCGAGAGGGTCGACTCGATCGCCTTCAACCCCTCCAAGTGGCTCATGGTGCACTTCGATTGCACCGCCATGTG GGTCAAGAACAGTCTGGCTCTGCACGAGGCCTTCAACGTCGAACCCGTCTACCTCCAACACGAATACTCAGGTTTATTTTACCCAAAGTGTGACGATAACGAatctaaaaaagaaaattcgcTCTCAGGTCTTGCGATTGACTACATG CACTGGCAGATTCCTTTGAGCAAAAGATTCAGAGCTCTCAAGCTCTGGTTCGTCATCCGCAACTACGGAATCACCGGATTACAAAAGCACATCAGAGAG GGAGTGCGTTTGGCGCAGACCTTCGAAGCCATGGTCCAGTCGGATCCCCGGTTCGAGATCCCCGCCAAGCGCCACCTGGGCCTGGTGGTGTTTCGCTTGATCGGCGACAACATCATCACCGAGACCCTGTGGAAGCGGATCAACTCCCGGGGCAACATCCACTGCGTCCCGGCCATCCTCAAGGGCAAATACGTAATCAGGTTCACGGTGACGTCGCCGCGTACCACCCTCGGCGACATCGTCAAAGACTGGAAGGAGATCAAGGCTGTGGCGAACGACGTGCTGCAAGAGCTCAACCCTCCCGGGAGATCTCGAGTCCCCCTCGCCGACACCAAGAACCGGAACGAGAACTTCGGCACCAGCTTGCTCCTATCGAACTCCCCCATGTCCCCGAAAATCGTCAACGGGAGCTTCGCCGCGATCTACGACCAGAGCGACGTGATCGAGCAGTTCTGCAAGACCATCAAGCTGAGGCTCAACGCGCAAAACAGTCCTG CGATGCGGAGACGCATCAAGGGGATTTTGATGTCCGGCAAGCAATTCTCGCTCGACTCCCGTCTGGACTTGTTTCACGGGATCGAAACCGGGACTCCTAGTCCCAGCGAGGGACTTCCTCCCCTGGAGGACCGCAACGAGAGCGAGGACAACGGGAGCAACAACTCGCCGAACGAGTTTTCTCCAAACGACGAGTTCCTCCAAGTGCCAAGCGTTCCAAAGCAGAAACGGTCCAAATCCGTGGACCATCAAGTACCGATCTCGATGCAAAAGGAAGAATACGAAGCTTGCAAGAAGTGCGGACACCAAGTGGTCCGACGCGGCAAATAA